The proteins below are encoded in one region of Effusibacillus dendaii:
- a CDS encoding M23 family metallopeptidase: MKNRLKQLFKPFTLMVIPHSGKQVRSISISKQLIALVAFSIFLVGGGSGYFLYKFSEYRRSSQELNQYKAETERIRNEYDSMADTAEAMKQKLDSLQKLENDLRAKNGLPQLPDNSQTDGGKGGVLQSRSGLKRPTLILNKEALDQLNKETDQRIESAKQILTTIEQQEAEQQAEETQKQDKEAHTPTIWPTGSRTISSDFGYRLDPFDNTYSLHTGLDIAGSYGSPVQATADGVITEAGWDGGYGICIMVDHGNGIVTRYGHLSAVDVKTGQTVKKGDTIGRIGSTGRSTGPHLHYEITVSGNLVNPVKYLP, encoded by the coding sequence ATGAAAAACCGGCTGAAACAACTGTTTAAACCGTTTACTTTAATGGTCATCCCTCACTCCGGGAAACAGGTGCGGTCGATTTCCATTTCAAAACAGTTGATCGCATTGGTCGCGTTTTCGATCTTTCTGGTGGGCGGCGGCAGCGGCTACTTTCTTTACAAATTCTCCGAATATCGCCGTTCGTCACAAGAATTGAACCAGTATAAAGCAGAAACCGAGCGAATTCGCAATGAATATGATTCGATGGCTGATACTGCCGAAGCGATGAAACAAAAACTGGATTCGCTGCAAAAGCTGGAAAACGATCTGCGAGCCAAAAACGGGCTTCCACAGCTACCGGACAATTCCCAAACCGACGGTGGCAAGGGTGGCGTACTGCAAAGCCGCAGTGGACTCAAGCGGCCGACTCTGATTTTAAATAAAGAAGCGTTGGATCAGTTAAATAAAGAAACAGATCAGCGAATTGAAAGCGCCAAGCAGATTCTGACGACGATTGAACAACAGGAAGCGGAACAGCAAGCAGAGGAAACTCAAAAACAGGACAAAGAAGCACATACCCCCACCATTTGGCCTACCGGTTCCCGTACCATTTCCTCCGATTTTGGATATCGCCTTGACCCGTTTGACAATACGTACTCACTGCATACCGGCTTGGACATTGCAGGAAGTTATGGATCGCCGGTGCAGGCCACTGCTGATGGGGTCATTACGGAAGCGGGATGGGACGGCGGTTATGGCATCTGCATCATGGTGGATCACGGCAACGGAATCGTCACCCGCTACGGTCATTTGTCAGCAGTCGACGTGAAAACCGGGCAAACGGTCAAGAAAGGCGATACAATCGGACGAATCGGCTCTACCGGACGAAGCACCGGTCCTCATCTGCACTATGAAATAACGGTAAGCGGAAACCTCGTGAATCCTGTCAAATATCTGCCATAA
- a CDS encoding bactofilin family protein, whose product MFKKEIPVANGKVDTLIGPNTTIEGKVQATGILRVEGRIRGELESDGDVIIGEKGEVHAHIHARHVTVAGKVTGNISAVGRMHLVTTGSLEGDIEATTIVIEEGAFFKGNCRMGETAAGKGGSMQKEHLESASTPVSSNVTSTYIQTS is encoded by the coding sequence GTGTTTAAAAAAGAAATCCCCGTTGCAAACGGAAAGGTAGATACGTTAATCGGTCCGAATACGACAATTGAAGGGAAAGTTCAGGCAACCGGAATTTTGCGGGTAGAGGGTCGCATCCGCGGCGAACTCGAATCAGATGGAGACGTAATCATTGGCGAGAAAGGAGAAGTGCACGCCCACATCCATGCCCGGCATGTAACAGTGGCCGGGAAAGTGACAGGCAATATTTCGGCAGTCGGCCGTATGCATCTGGTGACAACCGGTTCGTTGGAAGGAGATATCGAAGCGACGACAATCGTAATCGAAGAAGGCGCATTTTTCAAAGGCAATTGTCGAATGGGCGAAACCGCTGCCGGAAAGGGCGGCTCCATGCAGAAGGAACATTTGGAATCCGCTTCCACACCGGTTTCGTCCAACGTTACAAGCACCTATATACAAACATCCTGA
- a CDS encoding tyrosine-type recombinase/integrase — MHREVPFIQTNDQVISSFQSYLQNWGKESGTIQGITVEIQSLAEFLQNRNRLLSQLQQEDRELFGKHLLESGKSMETIYSRLRNLMVFLRFLTANGWAEEDAESWITNSSAYLQSMPRPLTAEEVRKVILFCPDLKQRVLFTFLYETGIRPIEAARIKQEDVNWDDLYVLVRGNREEKPRPIFFNRKLKDVIRKYLRTRKDRLPYLFVDGNALFTRARMQVLFRSLRGSSQRNRAVVRFRTGYQVNVRMFVYRCL; from the coding sequence TTGCACCGGGAGGTGCCGTTCATACAGACAAACGATCAAGTGATAAGTTCTTTTCAATCGTACTTGCAAAATTGGGGCAAAGAGAGCGGAACAATTCAGGGCATCACGGTGGAAATTCAATCACTGGCCGAATTTTTGCAAAACCGGAACCGTCTGTTGTCGCAACTCCAGCAGGAGGATCGCGAATTATTTGGAAAACACCTGTTGGAAAGCGGAAAAAGCATGGAGACGATTTACAGCCGGTTACGTAACCTAATGGTCTTTCTTCGTTTTTTGACTGCAAACGGGTGGGCGGAAGAAGATGCAGAGAGCTGGATCACCAACAGTTCCGCTTATCTACAGTCGATGCCTCGCCCCTTGACGGCTGAGGAAGTGAGAAAAGTGATTCTGTTCTGTCCGGATTTGAAGCAGCGGGTGTTGTTCACGTTTTTGTATGAGACAGGAATTCGACCGATTGAGGCGGCGCGCATCAAACAGGAGGACGTGAATTGGGACGATCTCTACGTACTGGTTCGGGGCAATAGGGAGGAAAAACCGCGTCCCATATTTTTTAATCGAAAACTAAAAGACGTAATTCGCAAATATTTACGTACCCGCAAGGACCGATTACCTTATTTGTTTGTGGATGGGAATGCACTGTTTACGAGAGCGCGGATGCAAGTTCTGTTTAGATCCCTTCGCGGTTCATCGCAAAGGAACCGGGCTGTCGTTCGTTTCCGTACTGGATACCAAGTAAACGTCAGGATGTTTGTATATAGGTGCTTGTAA
- a CDS encoding sigma factor, which yields MNRTDKETQLESWMEEYGTTVLRTAYFFVKDRHLAEDIYQDVFSPTVTV from the coding sequence ATGAACAGGACGGACAAAGAAACACAACTCGAAAGCTGGATGGAAGAATACGGAACAACCGTCCTGCGAACCGCCTATTTTTTTGTAAAAGATCGGCACCTGGCGGAGGACATTTATCAGGATGTGTTCAGCCCGACAGTTACAGTGTAA
- the queD gene encoding 6-carboxytetrahydropterin synthase QueD, protein MSQPYHTRKVSVTKIFTFDSAHRLDDYIGKCANLHGHTYKLEVEVKGRTDHRGIVVDFADLKKIVTEHILAKYDHQFLNDHLPFNTTAENMVVFFFETIDTYVNKLDSAQDISLQRVRLWETPTCYAEITREDFDRESK, encoded by the coding sequence ATGAGCCAACCGTACCACACGCGAAAAGTCTCCGTGACCAAGATATTCACATTCGACTCAGCCCACCGGTTGGATGACTATATTGGAAAATGCGCCAATCTGCATGGTCACACATACAAATTGGAAGTGGAAGTCAAAGGTCGAACTGATCACCGTGGCATTGTCGTCGATTTCGCCGATCTAAAAAAAATCGTAACCGAACATATTCTTGCCAAATATGATCATCAGTTTTTGAATGATCACCTTCCTTTCAACACAACGGCCGAGAATATGGTGGTATTCTTTTTTGAGACAATTGACACGTACGTAAACAAACTGGATTCGGCTCAGGACATCAGTCTGCAGCGTGTCCGCCTTTGGGAAACGCCGACTTGTTATGCAGAGATTACACGGGAGGATTTTGACCGTGAAAGTAAATGA
- a CDS encoding radical SAM protein: protein MKVNEIFFSIQGESASIGLPTIFVRFTGCNLRCTYCDTKYSYYEGESDTPEGILEKIRSYGIKRVCLTGGEPLIQPRTEMQRLLDLLAAENYEVSIETDGSIDISKFQLRGRQRFILDMKVPSSAMSNRMDFENLKRIVPERDEVKFVVGNREDYEWARNLMQQYELQPEKGYQLIFSPIFGDITYQELVSWLLEDRIDVRFQVQLHKIVWDPDLRGV, encoded by the coding sequence GTGAAAGTAAATGAAATATTCTTCTCGATTCAAGGGGAATCCGCTTCGATCGGTCTACCAACCATCTTTGTCCGGTTCACCGGATGTAATTTGCGTTGTACCTATTGCGATACGAAGTACTCGTATTATGAAGGGGAGTCGGATACGCCGGAAGGGATTTTGGAGAAAATACGTTCCTACGGCATAAAAAGGGTCTGCTTGACTGGCGGGGAGCCGTTAATTCAGCCCCGTACCGAGATGCAAAGGCTGCTCGATTTATTGGCAGCGGAAAACTATGAAGTTTCGATTGAAACGGACGGTTCCATCGACATTTCAAAATTTCAGCTGCGCGGCAGGCAACGTTTTATTCTCGACATGAAAGTACCTTCTTCCGCTATGTCGAACCGGATGGATTTTGAAAATTTGAAACGGATCGTGCCTGAACGGGATGAAGTTAAATTTGTGGTGGGAAACCGGGAAGATTATGAATGGGCCAGAAACTTGATGCAGCAATATGAGTTGCAGCCGGAGAAAGGGTATCAATTGATTTTTTCTCCAATATTCGGGGATATAACTTATCAGGAATTGGTGAGTTGGCTGCTGGAAGACCGGATTGACGTACGGTTTCAGGTACAGCTCCACAAAATTGTTTGGGATCCTGACTTACGAGGTGTATAG
- the queC gene encoding 7-cyano-7-deazaguanine synthase QueC, which translates to MTETNKAVVILSGGLDSTTCMAVARDAGYDVWPLTFFYGQKHSIELESAKRVAAHYGCQDRHFIANLNGIIRGSALTDADKEIPVNRLETEMSSEIPVTYVPARNIIFLSIALSYAESIDAQSIWIGVNALDYSGYPDCRPEFIESFQQVINKGTVAGAHGKGIQIEAPLQHLTKAEIVKLANRLQAPLLHTHSCYQGTDPACGVCDSCQLRIKGFQEAGVRDPIEYAIPINWDVV; encoded by the coding sequence ATGACAGAAACAAATAAAGCGGTTGTGATTTTGTCAGGGGGTCTGGATTCAACCACCTGCATGGCGGTTGCACGGGATGCAGGATACGACGTGTGGCCGCTGACTTTTTTTTATGGTCAAAAACACTCGATTGAACTGGAGTCAGCCAAACGGGTAGCCGCCCATTACGGCTGTCAAGATCGTCATTTTATTGCCAATCTGAATGGAATCATTCGGGGTTCTGCGTTAACGGATGCAGATAAGGAAATCCCGGTCAATCGATTGGAAACGGAGATGAGCAGCGAAATTCCGGTAACCTATGTACCGGCCCGCAACATCATTTTTCTTTCAATTGCTTTGTCGTATGCAGAATCGATTGATGCGCAATCGATTTGGATTGGTGTCAACGCGTTGGACTATTCCGGCTACCCTGACTGTCGGCCTGAATTTATCGAATCGTTTCAGCAGGTAATTAATAAAGGAACGGTAGCCGGCGCGCACGGAAAAGGAATTCAGATTGAAGCGCCTTTGCAACATTTGACGAAAGCGGAGATTGTGAAACTGGCTAATCGGCTGCAGGCCCCGCTTTTGCATACGCATTCCTGTTACCAGGGAACGGATCCCGCTTGCGGTGTTTGCGACTCTTGCCAACTGCGGATCAAAGGCTTTCAGGAAGCAGGCGTAAGAGATCCGATCGAATATGCCATTCCAATTAACTGGGATGTGGTATAA